From the Xenorhabdus ishibashii genome, one window contains:
- a CDS encoding phosphoethanolamine transferase, translated as MKLISFTYYKYILTIVIGLGLTYPLNTLIFQKDSSIPHLSTLALLLSIFLLIKEKNRVLTSIGGILLFFLIIQINYSLIFNERISVSVLDSFIETNKKELLSMTGHLFFTMLLPSITITIVLFYLIARRTKSIHYHISFKALPIFIFFVTFYLSASAIDKKLLSDIKEDDKLVGRFIRDRYPAVFGDFVYLYISSYSNNKYADISEITKFNESIIGKKKNNISNIILIMGESSLSTHYSAYGYKLNTTPNMSHIFSSNGGCIINNAHSSAPITRNSVSMSLAFHTPESEENLFKNKSIIEMAKSNGYKTYWLGSQDLDGLHSSKYGFIAKKSDVIKLTNFKDDNLIFLLNEVVLDNEENKFIVIHLHGSHMPYNNYDDTDKIALPNADHYDLTIHHTDRIIKNIYDIINNKNINYSLIYTSDHGEIVNKGHGYQKGKEQYLVPFMYKSNNHQYNCQFIESFRNKDGYLSGLMNKYILSNLMGYDINQSILNKEKNNDRVLAADESVIPFSQIE; from the coding sequence ATGAAATTAATTAGTTTTACATATTATAAATATATTTTAACTATAGTTATTGGGTTAGGTTTAACTTATCCACTGAATACCCTAATCTTTCAAAAAGACTCTAGCATACCTCATTTATCAACTCTTGCACTACTATTGTCTATTTTTTTGTTAATTAAAGAAAAAAATAGAGTTTTAACCAGTATTGGAGGTATACTTCTTTTCTTTCTTATTATACAAATAAATTATTCTCTTATTTTTAATGAAAGAATATCAGTGTCAGTTCTTGATTCATTTATTGAAACTAATAAAAAAGAATTGCTATCAATGACTGGCCATTTATTTTTCACAATGTTATTGCCATCAATCACTATAACAATAGTTTTATTTTATTTAATAGCAAGAAGAACTAAAAGCATTCATTATCACATATCATTCAAAGCATTACCTATATTTATTTTTTTTGTGACATTTTATCTTAGTGCCTCAGCTATAGATAAAAAACTATTATCTGATATAAAAGAAGATGATAAATTAGTTGGTCGATTTATAAGGGACAGATATCCCGCTGTCTTTGGAGACTTTGTTTACTTATATATTTCAAGTTACTCAAATAATAAATATGCGGACATCAGTGAGATAACTAAATTTAATGAATCGATAATAGGTAAGAAAAAAAATAATATCAGTAATATTATCTTAATCATGGGTGAATCATCATTATCTACTCATTATAGTGCATATGGATATAAACTAAATACAACTCCAAACATGAGTCATATATTTTCTTCTAACGGGGGATGCATAATTAATAACGCACACTCTAGCGCACCAATAACAAGAAACTCTGTTTCTATGTCCCTTGCATTTCATACACCAGAAAGTGAAGAAAATTTATTTAAGAACAAATCAATAATAGAAATGGCCAAATCAAATGGCTATAAAACTTATTGGTTAGGCTCGCAAGATCTGGATGGTCTTCACTCATCTAAATATGGATTCATCGCAAAAAAATCTGATGTAATAAAACTCACAAACTTTAAAGATGACAACTTAATTTTTCTATTGAATGAAGTTGTTTTAGATAATGAAGAAAACAAATTCATTGTAATTCACTTACATGGCAGCCATATGCCTTATAATAATTACGATGATACCGATAAGATAGCGCTACCTAATGCTGATCACTATGATTTAACTATCCATCATACAGATAGAATTATAAAAAATATATATGACATTATTAATAATAAAAATATCAATTATTCATTGATATATACTTCTGATCACGGGGAGATAGTTAATAAAGGGCATGGATATCAAAAAGGTAAGGAGCAATATCTTGTACCCTTTATGTACAAATCAAATAATCATCAATACAATTGTCAATTTATAGAGTCATTCAGAAATAAAGATGGTTATTTAAGCGGATTAATGAATAAATATATATTATCAAACCTTATGGGTTACGATATTAACCAATCAATCCTGAATAAAGAAAAAAATAATGATAGAGTTTTAGCAGCAGATGAATCCGTTATACCATTTTCGCAAATAGAATGA
- the yejM gene encoding LPS biosynthesis-modulating metalloenzyme YejM, whose protein sequence is MVTSCQHYREKVSQMISWGHWFALFNIMFSLVLGSRYLFASDWPGSLFGRIYALVSWLGHFSFIVFAIYLLILFPLTFIVISQRLMRFLSAALATAGLTLLIFDSSIYVRFHLHLTPLVWNLVTNPEQGELAREWQLMFICIPLIFLIQMLFGTWSWQKLRSLNRQRFGKPLAAIFITAFIASHLIYIWADANFYRPITMQRSNLPISYPMTARKFLEKHGLLDQQEFQRRINQQGNPTALSVNYPLNNLSYQDAGRGYNLLLLVVDGLDHHDITHDMPTLERFAKNNIQFTQHFSTGIHDDTALFGLFYGISSGYLDGILNARKSSALIDALTHQGYQFGLFSSDGFQTPLYRQAILTDYSLPEAKRQNDNLTVTQWSQWLDLRNGSTPWFSLLDINGFVPSSGKFDKQALDTEISHVLEILKTKGVLNKTIIVITAKQSKETAGNKGNWFTDDKFNREQLHVPLVIQWPGTPAQTIDKLTSHQDIMTTLMHRLLHVTNSPEDYSQGEDLFNAQRENPWLITGDNGSLIITMAQNTVYLSKDGEYHLYDLEGNEIQNAKPNFAQLLQILTEVKRFLAN, encoded by the coding sequence ATGGTGACTAGCTGTCAGCATTACCGCGAAAAAGTTTCTCAGATGATCAGTTGGGGACACTGGTTCGCACTGTTCAACATTATGTTCAGTCTTGTGCTGGGCAGTCGCTATCTATTTGCATCTGACTGGCCGGGTTCACTGTTTGGTCGCATCTATGCGCTGGTCAGTTGGCTCGGTCATTTCAGTTTCATTGTCTTTGCCATCTATTTACTTATTTTATTTCCGCTGACATTTATCGTTATATCTCAGCGGCTAATGCGGTTTCTTTCGGCCGCATTGGCAACCGCGGGCTTGACACTACTGATATTCGATTCATCCATCTATGTTCGCTTTCACCTGCATTTAACCCCATTGGTTTGGAATTTAGTCACCAATCCAGAACAAGGCGAGTTGGCAAGGGAATGGCAACTGATGTTCATCTGTATTCCATTGATTTTCTTAATACAGATGCTTTTTGGCACATGGAGCTGGCAAAAGTTACGCAGCCTCAACCGCCAACGATTTGGTAAGCCACTGGCAGCAATATTTATTACTGCTTTTATCGCTTCGCACCTCATATACATATGGGCTGATGCCAATTTCTACCGTCCGATTACTATGCAGCGCTCAAACTTGCCAATTTCTTATCCAATGACCGCTCGCAAGTTCCTTGAAAAACATGGCTTATTAGATCAACAAGAATTTCAACGCCGCATTAACCAACAAGGCAATCCCACCGCCTTGAGCGTCAATTATCCACTGAATAATTTATCTTATCAGGATGCAGGTCGTGGTTATAACTTACTTCTGCTTGTCGTAGATGGGCTGGATCATCACGATATCACCCACGATATGCCAACTTTGGAACGTTTCGCGAAGAACAATATTCAGTTTACCCAACATTTCAGTACCGGCATCCACGATGATACTGCATTGTTTGGTTTATTCTATGGCATATCATCGGGTTATCTGGACGGCATTCTTAATGCCAGAAAGTCCTCAGCACTTATTGATGCCCTGACACATCAAGGGTATCAATTTGGTCTTTTTTCTTCAGATGGATTCCAGACACCACTTTATCGTCAGGCCATATTGACCGACTATTCATTGCCAGAAGCTAAAAGGCAAAATGATAACTTAACAGTGACGCAATGGAGCCAATGGTTAGATCTACGCAATGGTTCCACACCATGGTTCTCATTGCTGGATATTAATGGTTTCGTACCTTCATCCGGTAAATTTGATAAGCAAGCGCTGGATACTGAAATCAGTCATGTCTTAGAAATCCTGAAAACTAAAGGCGTCTTAAATAAGACGATCATTGTAATTACAGCTAAACAGAGCAAAGAAACAGCAGGTAACAAAGGAAATTGGTTTACGGATGACAAATTCAATCGTGAACAGCTTCATGTTCCTCTGGTAATTCAGTGGCCAGGTACTCCGGCACAAACTATCGATAAATTGACTAGCCATCAAGATATCATGACAACCTTAATGCACCGTTTATTACACGTGACTAATTCTCCAGAAGATTATTCTCAGGGTGAAGATCTCTTTAATGCCCAAAGAGAAAATCCATGGCTTATTACAGGTGATAATGGCTCATTAATTATTACAATGGCGCAAAATACTGTCTATCTTTCCAAGGATGGAGAGTATCATCTGTATGATTTAGAGGGTAATGAAATTCAGAATGCCAAACCAAATTTTGCCCAATTATTACAGATATTAACGGAAGTGAAACGATTTTTAGCAAACTAA
- a CDS encoding YejL family protein, whose amino-acid sequence MPQSSRYSDEKVEHLLTELVNVFEKDHTPTDLTLMVLGNMVTNLINTSIAPAQRKHIADSFAHALQSSINEDKAH is encoded by the coding sequence ATGCCACAGTCATCTCGCTATAGCGATGAAAAAGTTGAACATTTATTAACTGAATTAGTAAATGTTTTCGAGAAAGACCATACTCCAACTGACCTGACCTTGATGGTTTTGGGTAATATGGTAACAAATTTGATCAATACGAGTATTGCTCCTGCACAACGCAAACATATTGCAGACTCGTTTGCACACGCGTTGCAATCTTCAATCAACGAAGATAAAGCGCATTAA
- the yejK gene encoding nucleoid-associated protein YejK: protein MSLEITQIALHRLIKRDEQTLEVILRDALLDTNQVVEEMMAELHRVYSAKSKAYGLFNEESELAGSLRHLRKGNDDFLGFSRAATVRLKDELAKYPFAEGGTVLFCQYRYLAVEYLLIAVLNSCNSTSVNDELDVNTTQYLDIPHADIIARIDLTEWETNPESSRYLTFLKGRVGRKVSDFFMDFLAASEGMNTKVQNKGLLQALDDYCESAQLEKNERQAYRQQVYGYCNEQLQAGEEIKLQELSQELPSLDGQSFQQFSQDKGYELEESFPADRGTLRQLTKFAGSGGGLTINFDAMLMGERIFWDPVTDTLTIKGTPPNLRDQLQRHGSGNR, encoded by the coding sequence ATGAGTCTGGAAATTACCCAGATCGCGCTACATCGGTTGATTAAACGTGATGAACAGACGCTGGAAGTGATTTTGCGTGATGCTTTGCTGGATACCAACCAAGTGGTTGAAGAGATGATGGCAGAGTTGCATCGTGTATATAGTGCGAAAAGTAAAGCTTACGGTTTGTTCAATGAAGAAAGTGAGTTGGCGGGATCACTGCGTCATCTACGTAAAGGAAATGACGATTTTCTCGGTTTTAGTCGGGCTGCAACTGTTCGCTTAAAAGATGAGTTAGCGAAGTATCCGTTTGCAGAAGGGGGAACGGTATTGTTTTGTCAATATCGCTATCTTGCCGTGGAATATTTACTGATTGCTGTTCTTAATAGTTGTAACAGTACGTCCGTCAATGATGAACTCGATGTAAATACAACACAATATCTTGATATTCCTCATGCTGATATTATCGCAAGAATCGATCTAACTGAATGGGAAACCAATCCTGAATCCAGTCGTTACCTGACTTTCTTAAAAGGGCGGGTAGGGCGTAAGGTTTCGGACTTTTTTATGGATTTCCTGGCCGCCAGTGAAGGCATGAATACCAAAGTTCAAAATAAAGGTTTGTTGCAGGCATTGGATGATTATTGTGAATCGGCACAGTTGGAGAAAAATGAACGTCAGGCTTATCGTCAACAAGTTTATGGTTACTGTAATGAACAGTTACAGGCGGGCGAGGAAATTAAGTTACAAGAGCTATCCCAAGAGTTACCCTCGTTAGATGGGCAAAGTTTTCAGCAATTTTCGCAGGATAAGGGCTATGAATTGGAAGAGAGTTTTCCGGCCGATCGCGGAACATTGCGCCAATTGACGAAATTTGCGGGCAGTGGTGGAGGGTTAACCATCAATTTTGATGCCATGCTGATGGGAGAACGAATTTTTTGGGATCCTGTAACAGATACGTTGACGATTAAGGGAACGCCACCGAATTTGCGCGATCAATTACAGCGTCATGGTAGTGGCAATCGCTAA